Proteins encoded together in one Amblyomma americanum isolate KBUSLIRL-KWMA chromosome 1, ASM5285725v1, whole genome shotgun sequence window:
- the LOC144114110 gene encoding uncharacterized protein LOC144114110, which yields MAWSSDPTKEVTGREAVDSWYSEIQQHQLGCEPRSLANRRRAGRPADVPTSPAGSWPHTPLPRAQLMPGACPCVRRCLFVRGSGSFGHTHHDEGVPYLGNLGKTQCIKLNCRCS from the exons ATGGCTTGGTCATCAGACCCCACCAAGGAGGTGACAG GACGAGAGGCGGTTGATTCGTGGTACAGCGAGATCCAGCAGCACCAGCTCGGCTGCGAGCCACGCAGTCTCGCCAatcggcggagagcgggccgaccagccGACGTCCCTACCAGCCCGGCGGGGTCCTGGCCACATACCCCTCTCCCTCgtgctcaacttatgccaggggcgtgtccatgtgtgcggaggtgtctgtttgtgcgTGGGAGTGGAAGTTTTGGCCACACCCACCATGACGaaggcgtcccctacctggggaatttagggaagacgcagtgtataaaactgaactgcagatgcagttga